The following coding sequences are from one Lujinxingia vulgaris window:
- a CDS encoding TPR end-of-group domain-containing protein, which yields MTYTEKIAELRATGDMNAVLAFLEQIFCAPENQSISGKPSDYLNQDDATQHAPPAVLFKTFVEGFKPAEVTRKVAFIFDEAEFAGVIRPMVLDPKSGEWHDVEGTRALLSEADEEMQKFRPFNCLHFLIGAYEHGDAVILSGHYNPESGEFTPGYQLNAHILGEDESHEDYDVVYALKDDDLYRFTYEGDVIDREVLYLDLKATLFTPHLTELALALLADERLARFPKAFPFHILFSNQEYSSGDFRYQAPPLTLEALEAAGVHCVDLHRESQVEAQETSPAEHYEYLKSWIEDCDHASYTELLDLCRSHREAFDLLLAEAHELRRMNVSFHVVHFSRALWELVDLAPEEVVAFQKALVANEPPPYDPESRRTEAQWWLNHGDNAALILRICEVRTPEPYRDTMAEDFTRAWQRLVNHAHPIVRLIARDLRVMPRGTPLGDVEEEGGRPIADDADDAYIADAIAMLDLMPESFDGYWGLWGFTMGRLKELGPRAIAAAPAVEALLTRYMENRFDDQLANTFGQVLFALDSDHIPDEIHKAQSRYHTQEYYKEWVKRGPSRAWETFQTAWLENAERFEAPELWETYLYDTEAGHRFFAEHLLELGAVDTLIDTATGEAGPRLTRLFHAFADLKGIDDRVLVALLGSLNDLDETYAEKLEYARVAELIRAFERDDDQAPTTLARLLELYPTNPALAFIAIDQRVRNGELASAMRLLVDTMRERTADDLVYRRAFHDFCHDPTLSFAMSSENTFPFFWMARRAFQNANFRDGQFSKDLKTLKKDRFFDVFYTGTADHSDDQIATWLDEARGEWTFLQEIAARSNEDLSEELETFDWPVASAIAARLVNTGDASFAPALADFFERVADDEARRKNLAGIIWPLASRELLQRPAFLAYIPTFVCDHPSPLITITREVLVGLEELDRQDLIVRLSPELPAQAAVSCFKNILNAHIATRAFDLAEALFARLADGMTEIVPDWLLIQNNRAVLLIVSGQMKRAEALFDEVFSKDFRRFEPRDPDPTAIAVFGNDLDQQVIDVFQTYYAMARFNQACLFALTERPDQAVASLEVATARGHYSAEKLMAESDFASLHDHAGFQQLISTLEGGQP from the coding sequence ATGACCTACACCGAAAAGATCGCCGAACTACGCGCCACCGGCGATATGAACGCCGTCCTGGCCTTCCTCGAGCAGATCTTCTGCGCACCTGAAAACCAGAGCATCAGCGGCAAACCTTCCGACTACTTGAACCAGGATGACGCCACGCAACACGCGCCACCCGCGGTGCTCTTCAAAACCTTCGTCGAGGGATTTAAGCCCGCCGAGGTCACCCGAAAGGTCGCCTTCATCTTCGACGAAGCCGAGTTCGCCGGCGTCATCCGCCCCATGGTCTTGGACCCCAAATCCGGTGAGTGGCACGACGTCGAAGGTACCCGCGCGCTCTTGAGCGAGGCGGACGAGGAGATGCAGAAGTTCCGCCCCTTCAACTGCCTGCACTTTCTCATCGGCGCCTACGAGCACGGCGACGCCGTCATCCTCAGCGGCCACTACAACCCCGAAAGCGGGGAGTTCACCCCGGGCTACCAGCTCAACGCCCATATCCTCGGCGAGGATGAGTCCCACGAAGACTACGACGTGGTCTACGCCCTTAAAGACGACGACCTCTACCGCTTCACCTACGAGGGCGACGTCATCGATCGCGAAGTTCTCTACCTCGACCTCAAAGCCACCCTCTTCACCCCTCACCTCACTGAGCTTGCCCTGGCGCTGCTGGCCGACGAACGCCTGGCGCGCTTTCCCAAAGCCTTTCCCTTCCACATCCTCTTCTCCAACCAGGAGTACTCGAGCGGCGACTTCCGCTATCAGGCGCCTCCCCTGACCCTGGAAGCCCTGGAGGCCGCCGGCGTCCACTGCGTCGACCTCCACCGCGAATCTCAGGTGGAGGCTCAGGAAACAAGCCCCGCAGAGCATTACGAATACCTCAAAAGCTGGATCGAAGACTGCGACCACGCCTCCTACACCGAGCTGCTCGATCTCTGCCGCTCCCATCGCGAAGCCTTCGACCTCCTGCTCGCTGAAGCCCACGAACTGCGGCGCATGAACGTCTCCTTCCACGTCGTCCACTTCAGCCGCGCACTCTGGGAGCTCGTAGACCTCGCACCTGAGGAGGTGGTTGCCTTCCAGAAAGCCCTCGTCGCCAACGAACCGCCGCCCTACGACCCCGAATCGCGCCGTACCGAAGCGCAGTGGTGGCTCAACCACGGCGACAACGCCGCGCTTATCCTGCGCATCTGCGAGGTCCGCACCCCCGAGCCCTACCGCGACACCATGGCCGAAGACTTCACCCGGGCCTGGCAGCGCCTGGTGAACCACGCCCACCCCATCGTCCGCCTCATCGCCCGCGATCTCCGCGTCATGCCCCGAGGCACACCGCTGGGCGACGTCGAAGAAGAGGGCGGACGTCCCATCGCCGATGACGCCGACGACGCCTACATCGCCGACGCCATCGCCATGCTCGACCTGATGCCCGAATCCTTCGATGGCTACTGGGGCCTCTGGGGCTTTACGATGGGTCGCCTCAAGGAACTCGGCCCCCGCGCCATCGCCGCCGCCCCCGCGGTCGAAGCCCTCCTCACGCGTTACATGGAAAATCGCTTCGACGACCAGCTCGCCAACACCTTCGGGCAGGTGCTCTTCGCGCTGGACAGCGACCACATCCCCGACGAGATTCACAAAGCACAGAGCCGCTACCACACCCAGGAGTACTACAAAGAGTGGGTAAAACGCGGCCCCTCCCGCGCCTGGGAGACCTTCCAGACCGCATGGCTCGAGAACGCCGAGCGTTTCGAGGCCCCCGAACTCTGGGAGACCTACCTCTACGACACCGAGGCCGGGCACCGCTTCTTTGCCGAACACCTCCTTGAGCTCGGCGCCGTCGACACCCTCATCGACACCGCTACCGGCGAAGCCGGCCCCAGACTCACCCGGCTCTTCCATGCCTTCGCCGACCTCAAAGGCATCGACGATCGCGTGCTCGTCGCCCTCCTCGGCTCCCTTAACGATCTCGACGAAACCTACGCCGAAAAGCTCGAATACGCCCGCGTCGCCGAGCTTATCCGCGCGTTTGAGCGCGACGACGACCAGGCCCCCACAACGCTTGCCCGACTCCTCGAACTCTACCCTACCAACCCTGCCCTGGCCTTCATCGCCATCGACCAGCGCGTCCGCAACGGGGAACTCGCCAGCGCCATGCGTCTGCTCGTCGACACGATGCGCGAGCGCACCGCCGACGACCTCGTCTACCGCCGCGCCTTCCACGACTTCTGCCACGACCCGACGCTCAGCTTCGCGATGTCTTCCGAGAACACCTTCCCCTTCTTCTGGATGGCCCGACGCGCCTTCCAGAACGCAAACTTCCGCGACGGGCAGTTCTCAAAAGACTTAAAAACGCTCAAAAAAGACCGCTTCTTCGACGTCTTCTACACCGGGACCGCCGACCACTCCGACGACCAGATCGCCACCTGGCTCGACGAAGCCCGCGGCGAATGGACCTTCCTCCAGGAAATCGCAGCCCGCTCCAATGAAGACTTAAGCGAAGAGCTGGAAACCTTCGACTGGCCCGTCGCCAGCGCCATCGCCGCGCGTCTCGTCAATACCGGCGACGCCTCCTTCGCCCCCGCACTCGCCGACTTCTTCGAACGCGTCGCTGACGACGAAGCGCGCCGCAAAAACCTCGCCGGCATCATCTGGCCCCTGGCCTCCCGCGAGCTCCTCCAGCGCCCCGCCTTCTTGGCCTACATCCCCACCTTCGTCTGCGACCACCCCTCTCCGCTGATCACCATCACCCGCGAGGTCCTCGTCGGACTCGAAGAGCTCGACCGCCAAGACCTCATCGTTCGCCTCTCCCCGGAGTTGCCGGCGCAAGCCGCCGTCTCCTGCTTCAAGAACATCCTCAACGCCCACATTGCCACCCGCGCCTTCGACCTGGCCGAAGCCCTCTTCGCCAGACTCGCCGACGGCATGACCGAGATCGTCCCGGACTGGCTGCTCATCCAGAACAACCGCGCCGTGCTCCTCATCGTCAGTGGACAGATGAAGCGCGCCGAAGCCCTCTTCGACGAGGTCTTTTCAAAAGACTTCCGTCGCTTTGAGCCCCGCGATCCCGACCCCACCGCCATCGCCGTCTTTGGCAACGACCTCGACCAGCAGGTCATCGACGTCTTCCAGACCTACTACGCCATGGCCAGATTCAACCAGGCCTGCCTCTTCGCCCTGACCGAGCGCCCCGATCAGGCCGTCGCCTCCCTGGAAGTCGCCACCGCCCGAGGCCACTACAGCGCCGAGAAACTCATGGCCGAGAGCGACTTCGCCTCGCTGCACGACCACGCCGGCTTTCAGCAACTCATCTCCACCCTTGAAGGAGGGCAGCCTTGA
- a CDS encoding tetratricopeptide repeat protein: MRPLLASCLALVALSLAAPTPTFAQDQQGDEAPAAPTSPEGAHLNDARALYQAGHWEDALAAFNRAFELAPDHSEIKAAAALEAGSLLWEQGRYEPARQKVTFALELARERNFDHATGQILLTLGQIESATGQLRSAEGTLNICVQLTGELGDDVYRALCRISRRATRTLLGQNPGSESDLRADIRTLQNTDSLLAIGTALTRTADLYQDNGDLEQAQRLLAQAKRHIEAADSVPARARHHLREAQLLRQQNNLSGASELLDQALPLFESMNNRPMIVHTLGLKAEIAALNNQAAHALTLYRRALNVADATSNPLLKGRVHLALCELNISQAPQHCQQAIDTFANGQLATYRVRAHASLARAHQAANRFNDARTHYMRAIELIGDLPEGNTLYTESLATQHANLCVVNNRLRATGALASCLEARQRLQKLPDADADHHRRTLAHVTHAAGMAALQENNAERAIDLLQQAADQALELSPRDIAIASDALLRLGATYAALPDHARQARDAFTRGLETLNLPDQPEGADNRPARLAILTQLTQLHLNQRDADDTLSRAAQLIDVATALNDPRTRAWAHNARASAHLINKDQDAARAELQRALPLARQADDAELTELIEENLQKFD; this comes from the coding sequence ATGCGCCCCCTCCTCGCCAGCTGCCTCGCGCTCGTCGCCCTCTCCCTTGCCGCCCCGACCCCCACCTTCGCCCAGGACCAACAGGGCGATGAAGCGCCTGCCGCCCCGACCTCCCCCGAAGGCGCACACCTCAACGACGCCCGCGCCCTCTACCAGGCCGGCCACTGGGAAGACGCCCTGGCCGCCTTCAACCGCGCCTTCGAGCTCGCCCCCGACCACTCCGAAATCAAAGCGGCCGCCGCCCTCGAAGCCGGCTCCCTCCTCTGGGAACAGGGCCGCTACGAGCCCGCGCGCCAGAAAGTCACCTTCGCCCTGGAGCTCGCCCGCGAGCGTAACTTCGACCACGCCACAGGCCAGATCCTGCTGACCCTGGGTCAGATCGAATCCGCCACCGGCCAGCTCCGCAGCGCCGAAGGCACCCTCAACATCTGCGTGCAACTCACCGGCGAACTCGGCGACGACGTCTACCGCGCCCTCTGCCGCATCAGCCGCCGCGCCACCCGCACCCTCCTCGGCCAGAACCCCGGCAGCGAATCCGACCTGCGCGCCGACATCCGCACCCTCCAGAACACCGACTCCCTGCTCGCCATCGGCACCGCCCTCACCCGCACCGCCGACCTCTACCAGGACAACGGGGACCTCGAACAAGCCCAACGCCTGCTCGCCCAGGCCAAACGCCATATCGAAGCCGCCGACAGCGTCCCGGCCCGCGCCCGCCACCACCTGCGCGAAGCCCAACTTCTCCGCCAGCAAAACAACCTCTCGGGCGCCTCCGAACTTCTCGACCAGGCCCTCCCCCTCTTCGAGTCCATGAACAACCGCCCCATGATCGTCCACACCCTGGGGCTCAAGGCCGAGATCGCCGCCCTTAACAACCAGGCCGCCCACGCCCTCACCCTCTACCGCCGCGCCCTCAACGTCGCCGACGCCACCTCCAATCCCCTCCTCAAAGGCCGCGTGCACCTGGCCCTCTGCGAACTCAACATCTCCCAGGCCCCTCAGCACTGCCAGCAGGCCATCGACACCTTCGCAAACGGCCAGCTCGCCACCTACCGCGTCCGCGCCCACGCCTCGCTTGCCCGCGCCCACCAGGCCGCCAACCGCTTTAACGACGCCCGCACTCACTACATGCGCGCCATCGAGCTCATTGGCGACCTCCCCGAAGGCAACACCCTCTACACCGAGTCCCTGGCCACCCAGCACGCCAACCTCTGCGTCGTCAACAACCGCCTGCGCGCCACCGGCGCCCTCGCCAGCTGCTTAGAGGCCCGTCAGCGCCTCCAGAAACTCCCCGACGCCGACGCCGACCACCACCGCCGCACCCTCGCCCACGTCACCCACGCCGCCGGCATGGCCGCCCTCCAGGAAAACAACGCCGAGCGCGCCATCGACCTCCTCCAACAGGCCGCCGACCAGGCCCTCGAACTCTCCCCCCGCGACATCGCCATCGCCTCCGACGCCCTCCTACGCCTGGGCGCCACCTACGCCGCCCTCCCCGACCACGCCCGCCAGGCACGCGACGCCTTCACCCGCGGCCTCGAAACCCTCAACCTCCCCGACCAGCCCGAAGGCGCCGACAACCGCCCCGCCCGCCTCGCCATCCTCACCCAGCTCACCCAGCTTCACCTCAACCAGCGCGACGCCGACGACACCCTCTCCCGCGCCGCCCAACTCATCGACGTCGCCACCGCCCTCAATGACCCCCGCACCCGAGCCTGGGCACACAACGCCCGCGCCAGCGCCCACCTCATCAACAAAGACCAGGACGCCGCCCGCGCCGAACTTCAGCGCGCACTCCCCCTGGCCCGCCAGGCCGACGACGCCGAGCTCACCGAACTCATCGAAGAGAACCTCCAGAAGTTCGACTGA
- a CDS encoding cation-translocating P-type ATPase, whose protein sequence is MRREQGGEETSVGMEAVEAPGGELGAWSRDGDEVARAFEVEPERGLSGEEAQWRLEKYGPNQLREIKGRSIWSILVDQVDDLVIIFLIVTAVLSMVLGFWVEGVAVAIVVLINGVLGLAMDLRARRSMQALRELEEESSTVVREGRPVRVGAHELVPGDVVLLEEGDVINVDMRLVEASRLQVDEAALTGESLPVEKGGGALEAETPLAERSNMLFKGTTLTRGTGRGVVVATGMATELGGISALVEGEEEGDTPLEHRLNKLASRLIWVTLGLSALVVPAGVLAGRTLEEVGMTAIALAVATVPEGLPVVATLTLARGMLRMADRNALMRRLASVETLGATTLICTDKTGTLTENRMVVRSLALPSGEVMVEGDGEGARLVGGGGSGGEVEVREALEVGVLCTNASIGHDGQAMGDPMEVALLRLAREEGVEVEGVLARMPEVREEAFDSEVKMMATYHRLEDGRVRVAVKGAPEEVLAVSTRWRGEAGEGAFDEAERERWRRENEAMARRGLRVLALASREVADAEVAPYEELTFVGLVGFYDPPREEVRDAIGECAQAGVRVVMITGDQAATARSIAAQIGLVASEDAEVIGGKELRAPEELSEEERERVRAASIFARVSPEQKLNIIALHQEAGEVVAMTGDGVNDSPALARADIGVAMGQRGTQAARETADLVLRDDRFNTIVYGIEEGRVIFTNIRRFVVFLLSINWASIVAIVVASLVGAPIPVTALQILYLNVVTDVFPALALVATGGASELMRRPPRSPKESILTGHHWGAIGVYGVVIAAAVLGSLAIALQVMGYEVGRAVTVSFLTLGFGKAFHALNMRDLAARGGDSDARVSPVMRNGWVWAAIGLCAGLLAMTVYVPWLRGILETVNPGAVGWGLAVGMGVLPLVAIQVGQGVVLWWRGRGVG, encoded by the coding sequence ATGCGGCGAGAGCAGGGCGGAGAGGAGACGTCGGTGGGGATGGAGGCGGTGGAGGCGCCGGGTGGCGAGTTGGGGGCGTGGAGTCGGGATGGCGATGAGGTTGCCAGGGCGTTTGAGGTGGAGCCGGAGCGGGGGTTGAGCGGGGAGGAGGCTCAGTGGCGGCTGGAGAAGTATGGGCCGAATCAGCTGCGGGAGATCAAGGGGCGGTCGATCTGGAGCATCCTGGTGGATCAGGTCGATGACCTGGTGATCATCTTCTTGATCGTGACGGCGGTGCTTTCGATGGTGCTGGGGTTCTGGGTTGAGGGCGTCGCGGTGGCGATCGTGGTGCTGATCAACGGGGTGTTGGGGCTGGCGATGGACTTGAGGGCGCGGCGTTCGATGCAGGCGTTGCGGGAGTTGGAGGAGGAGTCGTCGACGGTGGTGAGGGAGGGGCGTCCGGTGCGGGTCGGGGCGCATGAGCTGGTGCCGGGGGATGTGGTGCTGCTGGAAGAAGGGGATGTGATCAATGTGGATATGCGGCTGGTGGAGGCGAGTCGGTTGCAGGTGGATGAGGCGGCGCTGACGGGGGAGTCGTTGCCGGTGGAGAAGGGTGGTGGGGCGCTGGAGGCGGAGACGCCGTTGGCGGAGCGCAGCAATATGCTTTTTAAGGGGACGACGCTGACGCGGGGGACGGGGCGAGGGGTGGTGGTGGCGACGGGGATGGCGACGGAGCTGGGGGGGATCTCGGCGTTGGTGGAGGGAGAGGAGGAAGGGGACACACCGCTGGAGCATCGTCTCAACAAGCTGGCGAGTCGGCTTATCTGGGTGACGCTGGGGTTGTCGGCGCTGGTAGTGCCGGCCGGAGTGCTGGCGGGCCGGACGTTGGAGGAGGTGGGGATGACGGCGATTGCGCTGGCGGTGGCGACGGTTCCGGAGGGGCTGCCGGTGGTGGCGACGCTGACGCTGGCGCGGGGGATGTTGCGTATGGCGGATAGGAACGCGCTGATGCGTCGGCTGGCGAGTGTGGAGACGCTGGGGGCGACGACGCTGATCTGCACGGATAAGACCGGGACGCTGACCGAGAATCGCATGGTGGTGCGGAGTCTGGCGCTGCCCTCGGGGGAGGTGATGGTGGAGGGGGATGGGGAGGGTGCGAGGTTGGTGGGCGGGGGAGGTTCGGGCGGGGAGGTTGAGGTGCGCGAGGCGCTGGAGGTGGGGGTGTTGTGTACGAATGCCTCGATTGGTCATGACGGGCAGGCGATGGGGGACCCGATGGAGGTCGCGCTGCTGAGGCTGGCGCGGGAGGAGGGGGTGGAGGTGGAGGGGGTGTTGGCGCGGATGCCGGAGGTTCGGGAGGAGGCGTTCGACTCGGAGGTGAAGATGATGGCGACCTACCACCGGTTGGAAGATGGGCGGGTGCGGGTGGCGGTCAAGGGGGCGCCGGAGGAGGTGCTGGCGGTGTCGACGCGGTGGCGCGGGGAGGCTGGCGAGGGGGCGTTTGATGAGGCGGAGCGGGAGCGCTGGCGCCGGGAGAATGAGGCGATGGCGCGTCGGGGGTTGCGGGTGCTGGCGCTGGCGTCGCGGGAGGTGGCGGATGCGGAGGTGGCGCCCTATGAGGAGCTCACGTTTGTGGGGCTTGTGGGGTTTTATGATCCGCCGCGGGAGGAGGTTCGCGATGCGATCGGGGAGTGCGCGCAGGCCGGGGTGCGGGTGGTGATGATCACCGGGGATCAGGCGGCGACGGCGCGGAGCATTGCGGCGCAGATCGGGCTCGTGGCGTCGGAAGATGCCGAGGTGATTGGTGGCAAGGAGTTACGGGCGCCGGAGGAGCTTTCGGAGGAGGAGCGAGAGCGGGTGCGAGCGGCGTCGATCTTTGCGCGGGTGAGCCCGGAGCAGAAGCTCAACATCATCGCGTTGCACCAGGAGGCCGGGGAGGTGGTGGCGATGACCGGCGACGGGGTGAATGATTCGCCGGCGCTGGCGCGGGCCGATATCGGGGTGGCGATGGGGCAGCGGGGAACACAGGCGGCGCGGGAGACGGCGGACCTTGTGCTGCGCGACGACCGGTTCAATACGATCGTGTACGGGATTGAGGAGGGGCGAGTGATCTTTACGAACATTCGCCGCTTTGTGGTGTTTTTGCTGTCGATCAACTGGGCATCGATCGTGGCGATTGTGGTGGCGTCTCTGGTGGGGGCCCCGATTCCGGTCACCGCGTTGCAGATTCTGTATTTAAATGTGGTGACGGACGTCTTCCCGGCGCTGGCGCTGGTGGCGACCGGGGGGGCGTCGGAGTTGATGCGTCGGCCGCCGCGTTCGCCGAAGGAGTCGATTCTGACGGGGCATCACTGGGGGGCGATCGGTGTGTACGGGGTGGTGATTGCGGCGGCGGTGCTCGGGTCGCTGGCGATTGCGTTGCAGGTGATGGGCTATGAGGTGGGGCGGGCGGTGACGGTGTCGTTTTTGACGCTGGGTTTTGGGAAGGCGTTTCATGCGTTGAATATGCGGGATCTGGCGGCGCGCGGTGGGGATAGCGATGCCCGGGTCAGTCCGGTGATGCGAAATGGCTGGGTGTGGGCGGCGATCGGGTTATGTGCGGGGTTGTTGGCGATGACGGTGTATGTGCCGTGGTTGCGGGGGATTTTAGAGACGGTCAATCCCGGGGCGGTGGGGTGGGGGCTGGCGGTGGGGATGGGGGTGTTGCCTCTGGTGGCGATTCAGGTGGGGCAGGGGGTGGTGTTGTGGTGGCGAGGGCGTGGAGTTGGGTGA
- a CDS encoding LVIVD repeat-containing protein: MTHLKLITRHPLRDARQRASYSGQILVEGDRLFVIDGNQVQILDISAPLAPRDLGFVAFRESVTGIALHNELLYAAEWMRALNLVDLRDPIAPDYFDARPFIGERTGHVVRLGDYLVMGLNRKKGFALFDLKNPRAPRLLQRLPMEQDIEHVILDGELVLIANYADGLRWYDIAPSDDDHPTLHEVRHLETPDFKADRVYPGKDRLYVVGRGKGCDIIVLDRHTGERLGEVQVGGMVSSNVVEVGDQALFFASDHTCYRVDPDHQIDPLFSQYFADDDRRYVERTNIDDPYDHQMSRADDMHHWVLRGDKLIAIQGEALVVYQVEAGSAFAAPIPR; this comes from the coding sequence TTGACCCATCTCAAGCTCATCACCCGTCACCCGCTGCGCGACGCCAGGCAGCGGGCCTCCTACAGCGGTCAAATCCTGGTCGAGGGCGACCGCCTCTTCGTGATCGATGGCAACCAGGTCCAGATCCTCGACATCAGCGCCCCCCTGGCCCCTCGCGACCTCGGATTCGTCGCCTTTCGCGAGAGCGTCACCGGCATCGCCCTGCACAACGAGTTGCTCTACGCCGCCGAATGGATGCGTGCCCTAAATCTCGTCGACCTCCGAGATCCCATCGCTCCCGACTACTTCGATGCGCGCCCTTTCATTGGCGAACGCACCGGACATGTGGTGCGCCTCGGCGACTACCTGGTCATGGGGCTTAACCGCAAAAAGGGCTTCGCCCTCTTCGACCTGAAAAATCCCCGCGCCCCGCGCCTGCTCCAACGCCTGCCCATGGAGCAGGACATCGAGCACGTCATCCTCGACGGGGAGCTCGTACTCATCGCCAACTACGCCGACGGCCTGCGCTGGTACGACATCGCCCCCAGCGACGACGACCACCCGACCCTCCACGAGGTACGCCACCTGGAGACCCCCGACTTCAAAGCCGACAGGGTCTACCCCGGCAAAGACCGCCTCTACGTGGTCGGACGCGGCAAAGGCTGCGACATCATCGTGCTCGATCGACACACCGGCGAACGCCTCGGCGAAGTGCAGGTCGGCGGCATGGTCAGCTCCAACGTCGTCGAAGTCGGCGACCAGGCCCTCTTCTTCGCCAGCGACCACACCTGCTACCGCGTCGACCCCGACCACCAGATCGACCCACTTTTCTCTCAATACTTCGCCGACGACGACCGCCGCTACGTGGAGCGTACCAACATCGACGATCCATACGACCATCAGATGTCCCGCGCCGACGACATGCACCATTGGGTTCTGCGCGGCGACAAGCTCATCGCCATCCAGGGCGAAGCGCTCGTCGTCTACCAGGTGGAGGCCGGCTCGGCGTTCGCCGCCCCAATCCCACGCTAA
- a CDS encoding transposase, whose product MTRPRRHLPGQVVAITRRCFDRTFYLRPDDTMNAIALYVFANAAQTYDIEIHALVVMSNHIHLIITDVKGRRSEFMRDAMCLISKARNRDLDRTDYLWEGGSYRETLLLDRDALERKLLYTWLNPLVDDLVERAHEWPGAKILPCNWGTSIKIPKPDVYFGRKSPDFARFTPQPPPGFNASDIPEVTTHFETLLTEAEDDLIATRTQENRQVLGVEKILASSPFSKPKTPSPRSKIIPRFATRNAALLVAAIARHRAFLTAYDHQRHRWLKGKKRVEFPCGTVWLRRNSPVKCRDPEAPEPGLASMM is encoded by the coding sequence ATGACTCGCCCCCGTCGCCACCTCCCAGGCCAGGTCGTCGCCATCACGCGCCGCTGCTTCGACCGCACGTTTTACCTGCGCCCCGACGACACCATGAACGCCATCGCGCTCTATGTCTTCGCCAACGCCGCGCAGACCTACGACATCGAGATTCACGCCCTCGTAGTCATGTCCAACCACATCCACTTGATCATCACCGACGTCAAAGGCCGCCGCAGCGAGTTTATGCGCGACGCGATGTGCCTGATCTCCAAGGCCCGAAACCGCGATCTCGACCGCACTGACTACCTCTGGGAAGGCGGCTCCTACCGCGAAACCCTGCTCCTCGATCGGGACGCCCTGGAGCGAAAGCTCCTCTACACCTGGCTCAACCCGCTCGTAGACGACCTGGTCGAACGCGCACATGAATGGCCCGGCGCCAAAATCCTCCCCTGCAACTGGGGAACTTCGATAAAAATCCCAAAGCCGGACGTCTATTTTGGCCGCAAGTCGCCGGACTTCGCCAGGTTCACCCCCCAACCACCCCCCGGCTTCAACGCCTCGGACATCCCCGAAGTCACCACCCACTTTGAAACCCTCCTCACCGAAGCCGAAGACGACCTCATCGCCACGCGCACGCAAGAGAATCGCCAGGTTTTGGGCGTCGAAAAAATCCTGGCCTCCAGCCCCTTCAGCAAACCGAAAACGCCCTCACCCCGTTCAAAAATCATCCCGCGTTTCGCCACCCGAAATGCTGCGCTACTCGTCGCTGCAATCGCCCGCCACCGCGCCTTCCTCACCGCCTACGACCACCAACGTCATCGATGGCTCAAAGGCAAAAAGCGCGTTGAGTTCCCCTGCGGCACCGTCTGGCTCCGTCGCAATTCTCCTGTGAAATGTCGGGATCCCGAAGCCCCCGAGCCAGGCCTGGCCTCTATGATGTAG